In the Bacillus sp. HSf4 genome, AAACCATGACCGTTCCGACAATATCGGCGAAGAAATTCTCGGAAAACAGGCCGATGCAATCGCTAAAGATGATGCTGCCTCCGATTTAAACAACTTTAGAACCTCAGTTTTAATGAACAAGGCGGATGTCGTCATCGCGCTTTTCGGAGAAAAATATAAACAATGGAATACAGCCATGGATGCGTCCTATGCGATCGCAAAGGGAAAACCGCTGATCATCATTCGTCCCGAGTCTCTCCACCATCCATTAAAAGAGCTGTCCAACAAAGCGAACATCACCGTTGAAACTGTAAACCAGGCGATCAAATCGCTGTCATACGTGTTCGAAAGCAAATAAAAGAAAAACCTGTGCATCTTGCACAGGTTTTAGTCGTTTTCAATGATTGACCTGACCAGGGAATCATCGCACACCTTCACCAGCTTGATGAGCAATTCTTTTGCCGCTTGATAGTCATCAACATGGATGATGGATGCTGATGTGTGGATGTACCTTGAACAGATGCCGATGACGGCTGAAGGGATGCCTTCATTTGAAATATGGACCCGCCCGGCGTCTGTTCCTCCCGGGGAAACAAAATATTGATAAGGAATGCCATTGGATTCAGCGGTATCAAGGACAAAATTCCTCATTTCGCTGTGCGTCACCATCGTCCGGTCGAAAATCCTGAGCAACGCTCCTTTTCCAAGCTGGCCAAATTGATGTTTGTCGCCGCTTGCATCATTTGCCGGGCTTGCATCCAGCGCGAAAAACAGATCCGGCTGAATCATATTGGCCGCCGTCTGGGCGCCTCTTGTTCCGACTTCTTCCTGTACGGTTGCCCCGGAGTAGAGCGTATTCGGGAGTTCTTCGCCTTGCAGCTCTTTCAGCAGTTCAATGCTTAACCCGCAGCCATAACGATTATCCCAGGCTTTCGCCAATATTTTCTTTTCATTGGCCATCGGGGTAAACGGACAGATCGGCACGATTTGCTGTCCCGGCCTGACACCGATTTTTTCGGCGTCTTCCCTGTCGTCCGCTCCGATATCAATCATCATGTTTTTAATGTCCATCGGCCGTTTTCGCTGTTCATCTGTTAAAAGGTGCGGAGGCGTGCTTGCGATCACACCTGGTATCGGCCCGTTTTCCGTATGAATTTCGACCCGTTGCGCCAAGAGAACCTGGCTCCACCATCCGCCGAGTGTTTGGAAGCGAAGCATGCCGTTGTCTGTAATCGATGTCACCATGAATCCCACTTCATCCATATGACCGGCCACCATAATTTTCGGGCCGCCTTTCCGGCCGTTTTTAACGCCGAATACGCTTCCGAGTCTGTCCTGAATGATCTCGTCTGCATATTTTTGGAGCTCTTTTTTCATGAAAGCCCGGACAAGATGTTCATTTCCGGGAGCTCCCGGAAGCTCCGTCAGCGTCTGAAAAAGCGTTTTCGTTTCCTGATTCATCAGTTTCCCTCATTTCATATGTATCTAGTTCACATT is a window encoding:
- a CDS encoding M42 family metallopeptidase, coding for MNQETKTLFQTLTELPGAPGNEHLVRAFMKKELQKYADEIIQDRLGSVFGVKNGRKGGPKIMVAGHMDEVGFMVTSITDNGMLRFQTLGGWWSQVLLAQRVEIHTENGPIPGVIASTPPHLLTDEQRKRPMDIKNMMIDIGADDREDAEKIGVRPGQQIVPICPFTPMANEKKILAKAWDNRYGCGLSIELLKELQGEELPNTLYSGATVQEEVGTRGAQTAANMIQPDLFFALDASPANDASGDKHQFGQLGKGALLRIFDRTMVTHSEMRNFVLDTAESNGIPYQYFVSPGGTDAGRVHISNEGIPSAVIGICSRYIHTSASIIHVDDYQAAKELLIKLVKVCDDSLVRSIIEND
- a CDS encoding YtoQ family protein, yielding MEFIVYLAGEIHSNWREEVKEKAKSLKLPITFVGPMENHDRSDNIGEEILGKQADAIAKDDAASDLNNFRTSVLMNKADVVIALFGEKYKQWNTAMDASYAIAKGKPLIIIRPESLHHPLKELSNKANITVETVNQAIKSLSYVFESK